In Cupriavidus basilensis, one genomic interval encodes:
- a CDS encoding MFS transporter encodes MKAPSQINVQEFLDSRPFGSFHWKILLLCLTILILDGFDIVAMGFIAPALVADWKIPREALGPVLSMGLFGLAIGALTGGPLADRFGRRKVIIGAVFFFGLMSLASAWSPNIAVLSVLRFLTGLGLGASQPNAATLVSEYAPKKYRSLMVTVVYCGFTLGAAGGGFLANYLITTHGWASILVVGGVVPIAFALLLCFLLPESVKFLAVKHGGHGELLHIVNAIAPETADPATEFVTPEREHAGKSAIKLIVSKPHAAVTLALWAGLFMNLLTVYFLNSWLPIMVKDDGFTLADAALVGAMLQVGGTLGNIVIGWEMDRFNPHKVMIGTLLGAALFTVAIGSQHHSVDMLMGLVFLLGFCINSANTGWTAMAAGYYPTEMRATGTSWMTGIGRFGAISGASLGAVLLALRWDFGQLFMALTFPIGIAIAAAYIKGRHNATNRIARKAPAM; translated from the coding sequence ATGAAAGCGCCCAGTCAGATCAACGTCCAGGAGTTTTTGGACTCCAGGCCATTCGGCTCTTTTCACTGGAAGATCCTTCTGCTGTGCTTAACCATCCTGATCCTCGACGGATTCGACATCGTGGCAATGGGCTTTATTGCGCCCGCCCTCGTCGCGGACTGGAAGATTCCGCGCGAGGCGCTTGGACCGGTACTGAGCATGGGGCTGTTCGGGCTGGCGATTGGCGCGCTGACGGGGGGCCCGCTAGCGGACCGCTTCGGCCGGCGCAAGGTCATTATTGGCGCGGTCTTCTTCTTCGGCCTCATGAGCCTGGCATCTGCGTGGTCCCCAAACATCGCGGTGCTGTCGGTCCTGCGATTCCTGACCGGTCTGGGCCTCGGCGCATCGCAACCAAATGCTGCGACGCTGGTCTCCGAATACGCCCCGAAGAAGTACCGTTCACTGATGGTGACAGTCGTCTACTGCGGCTTCACGCTTGGCGCCGCAGGTGGTGGCTTCCTTGCCAACTATCTGATCACGACACATGGCTGGGCGTCGATCCTCGTCGTAGGTGGTGTGGTGCCGATCGCCTTCGCGCTGTTGCTCTGCTTCCTTCTGCCCGAGTCCGTGAAGTTTTTGGCTGTCAAGCATGGCGGTCATGGCGAACTGCTGCACATTGTCAACGCGATTGCTCCTGAGACGGCCGACCCGGCGACCGAGTTCGTGACGCCTGAACGTGAACATGCGGGCAAGAGTGCAATCAAGCTCATCGTCTCCAAACCGCATGCGGCAGTGACCCTCGCCCTGTGGGCCGGGCTATTCATGAATCTCTTGACCGTCTACTTCCTCAACAGTTGGCTGCCGATCATGGTCAAGGACGACGGCTTCACGCTGGCCGACGCGGCCCTTGTCGGCGCCATGCTCCAAGTCGGCGGCACGCTCGGCAACATTGTCATAGGCTGGGAAATGGATCGATTCAACCCGCACAAGGTCATGATCGGGACGCTGCTCGGCGCAGCATTGTTCACGGTGGCGATTGGCTCTCAGCATCATAGTGTCGATATGCTGATGGGGCTGGTCTTCCTGCTTGGCTTTTGCATCAACTCGGCCAACACGGGCTGGACTGCAATGGCTGCGGGCTACTACCCGACGGAAATGCGTGCGACGGGGACCAGTTGGATGACGGGCATCGGCCGGTTCGGTGCGATCTCCGGCGCGTCCCTCGGCGCAGTACTACTGGCCCTGAGATGGGACTTCGGCCAACTCTTCATGGCCCTGACCTTTCCGATTGGTATCGCGATTGCGGCGGCCTACATCAAGGGGCGGCACAACGCCACGAACAGGATCGCACGCAAAGCGCCTGCAATGTGA
- a CDS encoding sugar phosphate isomerase/epimerase family protein — protein MKLAIDSYCFHRYFGEVYPGIEEDPGSRMTMRGFLARASSLGVDGVSLESCFLPSPTPEAVSQLREDLDERGLERVWAWGHPSGLQSGDAPEEVEDLKRHTEIAAAIGAKVMRICCGGRRTRPAEWGTHKGKLVPLLRNAIAHAEQHGVVLAIENHIDFLADELVELIQTIDSPWLGVCLDTANNLRMLEDPMVAIEKLAPYARATHVKDVAARSGNPREFAFWPSVPVGKGLIDIPRTFDVLRKHGYTGLLALEIDYLHPAFGGDEQAIADSLDYMRGLL, from the coding sequence ATGAAACTTGCCATCGACTCCTATTGCTTTCACCGATACTTCGGCGAGGTTTACCCTGGCATCGAAGAGGATCCCGGTTCACGCATGACCATGCGGGGCTTTCTTGCGCGGGCAAGCAGCCTCGGCGTGGACGGCGTATCGCTTGAATCCTGCTTCCTGCCAAGCCCGACTCCCGAGGCCGTGAGCCAGTTGCGCGAGGACCTGGACGAGCGCGGACTGGAGCGGGTGTGGGCTTGGGGCCACCCGAGTGGGCTCCAATCGGGCGATGCGCCGGAAGAAGTTGAGGATCTCAAGCGTCACACCGAGATCGCTGCGGCGATCGGTGCCAAGGTGATGCGTATCTGCTGTGGCGGCCGTCGCACGCGACCGGCCGAATGGGGCACGCACAAGGGCAAATTGGTCCCATTGCTGCGCAACGCGATAGCGCATGCCGAGCAGCACGGTGTCGTGCTCGCCATCGAGAACCACATCGACTTTCTGGCCGACGAACTGGTCGAGTTGATCCAAACCATCGACTCCCCCTGGCTGGGCGTTTGCCTGGACACCGCCAACAACCTGCGCATGTTGGAAGACCCGATGGTCGCGATTGAGAAACTGGCCCCCTATGCACGCGCCACGCATGTGAAAGATGTCGCTGCCAGAAGTGGCAATCCCCGAGAGTTCGCCTTTTGGCCGAGCGTTCCCGTCGGCAAGGGCCTCATCGACATTCCGAGAACTTTCGACGTGCTGCGCAAGCACGGATACACCGGCCTGCTCGCGCTGGAAATCGACTATCTGCATCCCGCCTTTGGCGGCGACGAACAGGCCATCGCCGACAGCCTCGACTACATGCGCGGCTTGCTCTAG
- a CDS encoding IclR family transcriptional regulator — translation MASVRDRALSILELLARHVHGLPMFEIADRLGIPRTATHRLLGELKEMGYVKHDQSKSQYMLTVKLASLGLGYLAATGIADVAQPLLDDLAEASGELARLAVIEDSQLIWVAKAQGSHSGLRYDPDAGLDVYLPATANGLAWLAAVSEERALELVALQGMERAREMGPSAPQTLRALMEQVEQTRQRGYAVVFDAYEAGTSALAAVVRRQNGGEAIGTVSIAGPSVRMTKERMEALAPLVQECASALALASVSSPMFARHDAKQGGHTQPGSH, via the coding sequence ATGGCCTCAGTCCGCGACCGCGCTCTATCCATCCTCGAACTACTCGCCCGCCATGTGCACGGGCTGCCGATGTTTGAGATTGCCGACCGCCTGGGCATCCCGCGGACGGCGACGCACCGTCTGCTGGGTGAGCTCAAGGAGATGGGTTACGTGAAACACGACCAGAGCAAGTCTCAATACATGCTGACGGTCAAGCTCGCGTCGCTGGGCCTCGGCTATCTGGCTGCCACCGGCATTGCCGATGTCGCGCAGCCCCTGCTGGACGATCTCGCCGAAGCCAGCGGGGAGTTGGCGCGGCTCGCCGTTATCGAAGACAGTCAGCTGATTTGGGTCGCGAAGGCCCAAGGCTCGCATTCCGGTCTTCGTTACGACCCGGATGCTGGTCTGGACGTGTATCTGCCTGCTACCGCGAACGGATTGGCGTGGCTTGCGGCCGTGAGTGAGGAGCGCGCACTGGAGTTGGTTGCCCTACAGGGTATGGAGCGCGCTCGAGAGATGGGTCCGAGCGCACCGCAGACCTTGCGCGCGCTCATGGAGCAGGTGGAGCAGACGCGCCAACGAGGTTATGCGGTCGTCTTCGACGCCTACGAAGCTGGCACCAGCGCTTTGGCGGCGGTAGTCCGGAGACAGAACGGTGGCGAGGCTATCGGCACCGTTAGCATTGCCGGCCCATCGGTGCGAATGACCAAGGAGCGCATGGAGGCACTGGCTCCCCTTGTTCAGGAGTGCGCCAGTGCATTGGCACTGGCAAGCGTCAGTTCACCCATGTTTGCTCGGCACGACGCTAAGCAGGGAGGCCATACCCAACCAGGTTCCCACTAG
- a CDS encoding amidohydrolase, with amino-acid sequence MAARQARSPAALRAGVSALTLAAGLLCLAPAAAQAQATGSESLQAQIETRAKAVEAQLIAWRRDIHQHPELGNYEVRTAKLVADHLRKLGMEVTTGVAKTGVVGVLKGGKPGPVVALRADMDALPVKERVDVPFASKAKGQYLGKEVDVMHACGHDTHVAILMATAEVLAGMKDQLPGTVKFIFQPAEESPADFEPNGSNMWGAKQMVAEGVLDNPKVDAIFGLHVSSGIESGKLAWRSGPSMAAADQFWIDVKGRQTHGARPWGGIDPIVVASQIVMGLQTIQSRQVNAMLEPSVITVGTIHGGNRMNIVPEKVEMMGTVRTYDEGMKKDIHARMKRTTEAIASSAGAEATFKVVELYNATVNQPALTDKMAPTLKRVAGDGNWMIAPKATASEDFSFYQEKVPGLFFNLGVTPKGVDVAKAASNHSPEFYVDEAALVNGVRALAGLTVDYMTMAQR; translated from the coding sequence ATGGCAGCACGCCAAGCCCGTTCCCCTGCCGCGCTACGCGCCGGCGTTTCCGCCCTCACGCTGGCCGCCGGCCTGCTGTGCCTGGCACCCGCCGCCGCGCAGGCGCAAGCCACCGGCAGCGAAAGCCTGCAGGCGCAGATCGAGACGCGCGCCAAGGCCGTCGAAGCCCAGCTGATCGCCTGGCGCCGCGACATCCACCAGCATCCAGAGCTTGGCAACTATGAAGTCCGTACCGCCAAGCTGGTGGCGGACCATCTGCGCAAGCTCGGCATGGAAGTAACGACGGGAGTCGCCAAGACTGGCGTGGTGGGCGTGCTCAAGGGCGGCAAGCCGGGCCCCGTGGTAGCGCTGCGCGCTGACATGGATGCGTTGCCGGTGAAGGAGCGCGTGGACGTGCCCTTCGCCTCCAAGGCCAAAGGACAATATCTGGGCAAGGAAGTGGACGTGATGCACGCCTGCGGGCACGACACCCACGTCGCGATCCTGATGGCCACGGCCGAGGTGCTGGCCGGCATGAAGGACCAGTTGCCCGGCACGGTCAAGTTCATCTTCCAGCCGGCCGAGGAAAGCCCGGCGGATTTCGAGCCCAATGGCAGCAATATGTGGGGCGCCAAGCAGATGGTGGCTGAGGGCGTGCTGGACAATCCCAAGGTGGATGCCATCTTCGGCCTGCATGTGAGCAGCGGCATCGAGTCGGGCAAGCTGGCCTGGCGCAGCGGCCCGTCGATGGCCGCCGCCGACCAGTTCTGGATCGACGTCAAGGGCCGCCAGACCCATGGCGCGCGCCCCTGGGGCGGCATCGACCCGATCGTGGTGGCCTCGCAGATCGTCATGGGCCTGCAGACCATCCAGAGCCGCCAGGTCAATGCCATGCTGGAGCCTTCGGTGATCACGGTCGGCACCATCCACGGCGGCAACCGCATGAACATCGTGCCGGAGAAAGTCGAAATGATGGGCACGGTGCGCACCTATGACGAAGGCATGAAAAAGGACATCCATGCCCGCATGAAGCGCACCACCGAAGCCATCGCCAGCAGCGCCGGCGCCGAGGCCACCTTCAAGGTCGTGGAGCTTTACAACGCCACCGTCAACCAGCCCGCGCTGACCGACAAGATGGCGCCCACGCTCAAGCGTGTGGCCGGCGATGGCAACTGGATGATCGCGCCCAAGGCCACGGCGTCGGAGGATTTCTCCTTCTATCAGGAGAAGGTGCCGGGGTTGTTCTTCAACCTGGGCGTCACGCCCAAGGGCGTGGACGTGGCCAAGGCGGCATCCAACCACTCGCCGGAGTTCTATGTGGATGAGGCCGCGCTGGTGAATGGAGTCAGGGCGCTAGCTGGCCTGACGGTCGACTATATGACGATGGCGCAGCGATAA
- a CDS encoding MFS transporter, producing MTAVSASGSSNSGAAASAAPASRHPWRAVISASIGNALEWFDLVVYGFFAVTISALFFPNHDENTSLLLTLGTFGVSFFMRPLGAVVIGVYADRKGRRAALTLSILLMMVGTLIIALLPTYAAIGVMAPIGIVAARMIQGFSAGGEFGSATAFLAEHAPSRRGFYSSFQVASQGLTTLLAAGFGAVLTTTLTPDQMQSWGWRVPFLFGLLIGPVAYYIRRHVDETPEFLQAETTETPLRDTLSHQKERLLLAMGVVIVATVSTYLVLYMPTYAVKQLGLPPSAAFAATLATGVVQMLFAPLVGHWSDRYGRIPPMRLAALLLLLSIWPLFWLLSHYPGFGVMLAVQVVLGLMMTLYFGALPALASEIFPVKTRTTGLSLSYNIAVTLFGGFAPFILTWLIGATGSKLAPSFYLMACAAISLVALAQTRTRLGIR from the coding sequence ATGACAGCAGTATCGGCAAGCGGCAGCAGCAACAGCGGCGCGGCAGCATCGGCAGCGCCCGCCTCGCGCCATCCCTGGCGCGCGGTGATCTCAGCCTCGATCGGCAACGCGCTGGAGTGGTTCGACCTGGTCGTCTACGGTTTTTTTGCCGTCACCATCTCCGCGCTGTTCTTTCCCAACCACGATGAGAACACCTCGCTGCTGCTGACGCTCGGCACCTTCGGCGTGTCGTTCTTCATGCGGCCGCTGGGCGCGGTCGTGATCGGCGTCTATGCCGACCGCAAAGGCCGGCGCGCCGCGCTGACGCTCTCCATCCTGCTGATGATGGTGGGCACGCTGATCATCGCGCTGCTGCCCACCTATGCCGCGATCGGCGTCATGGCGCCCATCGGCATCGTGGCAGCGCGCATGATCCAGGGCTTCTCGGCTGGCGGCGAATTCGGCAGCGCCACCGCCTTCCTGGCCGAGCACGCACCCAGCCGGCGCGGTTTCTACTCCAGCTTCCAGGTCGCCAGCCAAGGCCTGACCACCCTGCTTGCCGCGGGCTTTGGCGCGGTGCTCACCACCACGCTCACGCCCGACCAGATGCAATCCTGGGGCTGGCGCGTGCCCTTCCTCTTTGGCCTGCTGATCGGCCCGGTGGCGTACTACATCCGCCGCCACGTCGATGAAACCCCCGAGTTCCTCCAGGCCGAGACCACCGAGACGCCGCTGCGCGACACGCTCAGCCACCAGAAGGAGCGCCTGCTGCTGGCCATGGGCGTGGTCATCGTCGCCACAGTATCGACCTACCTGGTGCTGTACATGCCCACCTATGCGGTCAAGCAGCTCGGCCTGCCGCCCTCGGCGGCGTTTGCCGCCACGCTGGCCACGGGCGTGGTGCAGATGCTGTTCGCCCCGCTGGTCGGGCACTGGTCGGATCGCTATGGCCGCATCCCGCCCATGCGCCTCGCCGCGCTGCTGTTGCTGCTGTCGATCTGGCCGCTGTTCTGGCTGCTCAGCCACTATCCCGGCTTCGGCGTGATGCTGGCGGTGCAGGTGGTGCTGGGACTGATGATGACGCTGTACTTCGGCGCGCTGCCCGCGCTGGCGTCGGAGATCTTCCCGGTCAAGACACGCACCACGGGACTCTCGCTCTCGTACAACATCGCGGTGACGCTGTTCGGCGGGTTCGCGCCCTTCATCCTGACCTGGCTGATCGGTGCCACCGGCAGCAAGCTGGCGCCGAGCTTCTACCTGATGGCCTGCGCGGCGATCAGTCTGGTGGCGCTGGCCCAGACGCGCACGCGCCTGGGCATCCGCTAG
- the argE gene encoding acetylornithine deacetylase, which translates to MQADTLSKPADAASRGSALDWTQRLVSYDTTSRHSNLGLIEAVRDHFLAKGLRPHLSYNPQGDKANLFVTVPAADGSTDGGIVLSGHTDVVPVDGQNWTTDPFKPVIRDGRLYGRGTCDMKGFIGTSLALLPTLLEARLREPVHYALSFDEEIGCMGAPYLLAELRERGVTPGGCIVGEPTSMRVIVAHKGINAYRCCVKGQAAHSSLTPKGVNAIEYAARLICHIRDIADEFKANGPYDRDFDVPFTTAQTGTIHGGIALNTIPALCEFVFEFRNLPGVDPEAIFARIQGYANDVLLPKMRAEHADAGLTISKIAAAPSLDVAEQAAITQLVRALTADRDVNKVAYGTEAGLFQRAGIPAVVCGPGDIEQAHKPDEFVALDQLAACEAFLHKVVDSLRVN; encoded by the coding sequence ATGCAAGCCGATACCCTCAGCAAGCCTGCCGATGCCGCAAGCCGCGGCAGCGCGCTCGACTGGACCCAGCGCCTGGTCAGCTACGACACCACCAGCCGCCACTCCAACCTCGGCCTGATCGAAGCCGTGCGCGATCATTTCCTGGCCAAGGGCCTGCGCCCCCACCTGAGCTACAACCCGCAGGGCGACAAGGCCAACCTGTTCGTCACCGTGCCCGCCGCCGATGGCAGCACCGATGGCGGCATCGTGCTGTCGGGCCATACCGACGTGGTGCCGGTGGACGGCCAGAACTGGACCACCGACCCGTTCAAGCCGGTGATCCGCGATGGCCGCCTGTACGGGCGCGGCACCTGCGACATGAAGGGCTTCATCGGCACCAGCCTGGCGCTGCTGCCCACGCTGCTTGAGGCCCGGCTGCGTGAGCCGGTGCACTATGCGCTGTCCTTCGACGAAGAGATCGGCTGCATGGGCGCCCCCTACCTGCTGGCGGAACTGCGCGAACGCGGCGTGACCCCGGGTGGCTGCATCGTCGGCGAGCCCACCAGCATGCGCGTGATCGTCGCGCACAAGGGCATCAACGCCTACCGCTGCTGCGTCAAGGGCCAGGCCGCGCATTCGTCGCTCACGCCCAAGGGCGTCAACGCCATCGAGTACGCCGCCCGCCTGATCTGCCATATCCGCGACATCGCCGACGAGTTCAAGGCCAACGGCCCTTACGACCGCGACTTCGACGTGCCCTTCACCACGGCCCAGACCGGCACCATCCACGGCGGCATCGCGCTCAACACCATTCCGGCGCTGTGCGAGTTCGTGTTCGAATTCCGCAACCTGCCGGGCGTCGATCCGGAGGCCATCTTTGCCCGCATCCAGGGCTACGCCAACGACGTGCTGCTGCCGAAAATGCGCGCCGAGCATGCCGACGCGGGCCTGACCATCAGCAAGATCGCCGCCGCGCCCTCGCTGGACGTGGCCGAGCAGGCCGCCATCACGCAACTGGTGCGCGCGCTGACCGCCGACCGCGACGTCAACAAGGTCGCCTACGGCACCGAGGCCGGCCTGTTCCAGCGCGCCGGCATCCCGGCCGTGGTGTGTGGCCCCGGCGATATCGAGCAGGCCCACAAGCCCGACGAGTTCGTCGCGCTGGACCAGCTAGCCGCCTGCGAGGCCTTCCTGCACAAGGTGGTCGACAGCCTGCGCGTGAACTAA
- the mfd gene encoding transcription-repair coupling factor: MPEANRPAPFANLPLVKAGQRYTVSGLPGSADALALAAYASQHRERVPMLAVVCANAVDAQRLAEEIPWFAPGLRVRLLPDWETLPYDSFSPHQDLVSERLATLHDIQGGQCDIMLVPAQTALYRLAPPAFLAAYTFFFKQGEKLDEAALKAQFTLAGYEHVSAVMRPGEYSVRGGLIDLFPMGSPLPYRIDLFGDEIETIRAFDPDTQRSLYPVKEVRLLPGREFPLDDAARTAFRGRWRELFEGDPSKSTIYKDIGNGVPSAGIEYYLPLFFESSATVFDYLPANSQLAFAGDVPDAIRRFWADTTQRYNFMRHDRERPLLPPAALFLSEEQFFTSAKPLARLVLQGTATGDTVPLAESLPDVSVNRRAEDPLVNLEALLLKKDRRVLMCADSAGRRETLLQLFGESGLRPQPIDDYAAFLAGDSHFSIVVAPLQSGFAVPGAQGIEPLAFVTEAELYAGTARRTGRRKQEQASAVDSMVRDLAELKIGDPVVHSEHGIGRYQGLVSLDLGQGEEEFLHLDYEKGSKLYVPVHQLHVISRYSGADPDTAPLHSLGSGQWDRAKRKAAQQIRDTAAELLNLYARRALRQGHAFELTPRDYEKFAESFGFEETPDQAAAIAAVIADMTSGKPMDRLVCGDVGFGKTEVALRAAFVAVMGGKQVAILAPTTLLAEQHFQNLSDRFAEWPVRIVELSRFKTKKEIDGAIKQINDGTADIVIGTHKMLSDDVKFQRLGLVVIDEEHRFGVRQKEMLKTLRAEVDVLTLTATPIPRTLGMALEGLRDFSVIATAPQKRLAIKTFVRREEDGVVREAILRELKRGGQVYFLHNEVDTIENKRAKLAELVPEARIAVAHGQMHERELERVMRDFVARRDNILLCTTIIETGIDVPTANTILIHRSDKFGLAQLHQLRGRVGRSHHQAYAYMLVHDVEGLSKLAQRRLEAIQQMEELGSGFYLAMHDLEIRGAGEVLGDKQSGEIHEIGFQLYTDMLNAAVKSLKAGKEPDLMAPLAVTTEINLGTPALLPSDYCTDVHERLSLYKRLANCETAERVDDIQEELIDRFGRLPPQAQALIETHRLRIAAVPLGVRKIDASDAAISMQFLPNPPIDAMKIIELVQKNRHIKLAGQDKLRIEAKMPDVAVRAQTIKHTLRQLA, from the coding sequence ATGCCTGAAGCCAATCGCCCCGCCCCCTTCGCCAACCTCCCCTTGGTCAAGGCCGGCCAGCGCTATACCGTGTCCGGCCTGCCCGGCTCCGCCGACGCCCTGGCGCTGGCCGCCTACGCCAGCCAGCACCGCGAGCGTGTGCCGATGCTGGCAGTGGTGTGCGCCAACGCGGTCGACGCGCAGCGGCTGGCCGAGGAAATCCCCTGGTTCGCGCCGGGCCTGCGGGTGCGCTTGCTGCCCGACTGGGAAACCTTGCCCTACGACAGCTTCTCGCCGCACCAGGATCTGGTCTCGGAGCGGCTCGCCACGCTGCACGACATCCAGGGCGGCCAGTGCGACATCATGCTGGTGCCGGCGCAGACTGCGCTCTACCGGCTGGCGCCGCCCGCCTTCCTCGCGGCCTACACCTTCTTCTTCAAGCAGGGCGAGAAGCTGGACGAAGCCGCGCTCAAGGCGCAGTTCACGCTGGCCGGCTATGAGCATGTCAGCGCCGTGATGCGGCCCGGCGAGTACAGCGTGCGTGGCGGCCTGATCGACCTGTTCCCGATGGGCTCGCCGCTGCCGTACCGGATCGACCTGTTCGGCGACGAGATCGAAACCATCCGCGCCTTCGATCCCGACACGCAGCGCAGCCTGTACCCGGTGAAGGAAGTGCGCTTGCTGCCGGGCCGCGAGTTCCCGCTCGACGACGCCGCGCGCACCGCGTTTCGCGGCCGCTGGCGCGAACTGTTCGAGGGCGACCCGAGCAAATCGACGATCTACAAGGACATCGGCAATGGCGTGCCGTCGGCCGGCATCGAGTACTACCTGCCATTGTTCTTTGAAAGCTCGGCCACCGTCTTCGATTACCTGCCCGCCAACAGCCAGCTCGCCTTTGCCGGCGATGTGCCTGACGCCATCCGCCGCTTCTGGGCCGACACCACGCAGCGCTACAACTTCATGCGCCATGACCGCGAGCGGCCGCTGCTGCCGCCCGCCGCGCTGTTCCTGTCGGAAGAGCAGTTCTTCACTAGCGCAAAGCCGCTGGCGCGGCTCGTGCTGCAAGGCACCGCCACCGGCGACACCGTGCCGCTGGCTGAGTCCCTGCCCGATGTCTCGGTCAACCGGCGCGCGGAAGATCCGCTAGTCAACCTGGAAGCGTTGCTGCTGAAAAAAGACCGGCGCGTGCTGATGTGCGCGGATTCCGCCGGCCGGCGCGAAACGCTGCTGCAACTGTTCGGCGAAAGCGGGCTGCGCCCGCAGCCGATCGATGATTACGCCGCCTTCCTGGCGGGAGATTCGCATTTCTCCATCGTGGTGGCGCCGCTGCAAAGCGGCTTTGCCGTGCCCGGCGCGCAAGGCATCGAGCCGCTGGCCTTTGTCACCGAGGCCGAGCTGTATGCCGGCACCGCGCGCCGTACGGGCCGGCGCAAGCAGGAACAGGCCAGCGCCGTGGACTCGATGGTGCGCGACCTGGCCGAGCTCAAGATCGGCGATCCGGTCGTGCACAGCGAGCACGGTATTGGCCGCTACCAGGGCCTGGTCTCGCTGGACCTGGGCCAGGGCGAGGAGGAATTCCTGCACCTGGACTACGAGAAAGGCAGCAAGCTGTATGTGCCGGTGCATCAGTTGCACGTGATCTCGCGCTACTCCGGCGCCGATCCGGACACCGCGCCGCTGCACTCGCTGGGCTCCGGCCAATGGGACCGCGCGAAACGCAAAGCTGCGCAGCAGATCCGCGATACGGCCGCCGAACTGCTCAACCTGTACGCGCGCCGCGCCTTGCGCCAGGGCCATGCTTTCGAGCTCACGCCCAGGGACTACGAGAAGTTTGCCGAGAGCTTCGGCTTCGAGGAAACGCCGGACCAGGCCGCGGCCATCGCCGCCGTGATCGCCGACATGACCTCGGGCAAGCCGATGGACCGGCTGGTGTGCGGCGATGTGGGCTTCGGCAAGACCGAAGTCGCATTGCGCGCTGCCTTCGTCGCGGTCATGGGCGGCAAACAGGTGGCCATCCTGGCGCCCACCACGCTGCTGGCCGAGCAGCATTTCCAGAATCTGTCCGACCGCTTCGCCGAATGGCCGGTGCGCATCGTGGAGCTGTCGCGCTTCAAGACCAAGAAGGAGATCGACGGCGCCATCAAGCAGATCAACGACGGCACCGCCGACATCGTGATCGGCACCCACAAGATGCTATCGGACGACGTCAAGTTCCAGCGCCTGGGGCTGGTCGTCATCGATGAGGAACACCGCTTTGGCGTGCGCCAGAAGGAAATGCTCAAGACCCTGCGCGCCGAGGTCGACGTGCTCACGCTGACCGCCACGCCGATTCCCCGCACGCTGGGCATGGCGCTCGAAGGCCTGCGCGACTTCTCCGTGATTGCCACCGCGCCGCAAAAGCGCCTGGCCATCAAGACCTTCGTGCGCCGCGAGGAAGACGGCGTGGTGCGCGAAGCCATCCTGCGCGAGCTCAAGCGCGGCGGACAGGTCTACTTCCTGCACAACGAGGTCGACACCATCGAGAACAAGCGCGCCAAGCTGGCCGAGCTGGTGCCCGAAGCGCGCATTGCGGTGGCGCACGGGCAGATGCACGAGCGCGAGCTGGAGCGCGTGATGCGTGACTTCGTGGCACGCCGCGACAACATCCTGCTGTGCACCACCATCATCGAGACCGGCATCGACGTGCCGACCGCCAACACCATCCTGATCCACCGCTCCGACAAATTCGGCCTGGCGCAGCTGCACCAGCTGCGCGGCCGCGTCGGGCGCTCGCACCACCAGGCCTATGCCTACATGCTGGTGCACGATGTCGAAGGCCTGAGCAAGCTGGCGCAGCGCCGGCTCGAAGCCATCCAGCAGATGGAAGAACTGGGCTCGGGCTTCTACCTGGCCATGCACGACCTGGAAATCCGCGGCGCGGGCGAAGTGCTGGGCGACAAGCAATCGGGCGAGATCCATGAGATCGGCTTCCAGCTCTACACCGACATGCTCAATGCCGCCGTCAAGTCGCTCAAGGCCGGCAAGGAACCGGACCTGATGGCGCCGCTGGCCGTGACCACCGAAATCAACCTGGGCACCCCGGCCCTGCTGCCCAGCGACTATTGCACCGACGTGCACGAGCGCCTCTCGCTGTACAAGCGCCTGGCCAATTGCGAGACGGCCGAGCGCGTGGACGATATCCAGGAAGAGCTGATCGACCGCTTCGGCCGCCTGCCGCCGCAGGCGCAAGCGCTGATAGAGACGCACCGCCTGCGCATTGCCGCGGTGCCGCTGGGCGTGCGCAAGATCGACGCCAGCGACGCAGCCATCAGCATGCAGTTCCTGCCCAACCCGCCGATCGACGCCATGAAGATCATCGAGCTGGTGCAGAAGAACCGCCATATCAAGCTGGCAGGGCAGGACAAGCTGCGCATCGAGGCCAAGATGCCGGATGTGGCAGTGCGCGCGCAGACCATCAAGCACACCCTGCGCCAACTGGCCTGA